The following coding sequences are from one Virgibacillus necropolis window:
- a CDS encoding ABC transporter ATP-binding protein — translation MDTFKKLKQFYWPFKKYFFTSVVFLILVTAITLVYPIVLQKTIDEVFIQERYSLIPYIASAFLILMIVKAFATYFHQYLGELFGIRSVYTLRDALYEKLQVLSFKYYDNAKTGDLMSRLTADVEGFRFFLSVGFSELIRITLLIVLSLGVMFFYSVPLTIVTMAAMPFLGIVVYQFDKRVHPAFRGIRKSFGNLNTRVQENISGMTTVKSLSREDFEIGRFSSNNDNYRQHYLKTSDIWAKFFPLMEFIGNICAVALLAFGGYLVIQGRLNLGELVAFFSLVWYILGPLMNLGFVINLFSQSKASGERLIEILDAKEDVVEKNHAIDVPIKGHVTFNDVTLTYTENDDSALKDISFDAPPGKVVGLIGATGSGKTSITQLITRFYEPEKGDVLVDGLPAADYKLKSLRSHIGFVLQESFLFSTSIRENIAYGNPNLKDEQIIDAAKRAQAHDFIMEMPAGYDTMLGERGMGLSGGQKQRIAIARAICINPSILVLDDATSAVDMETEFKIQKALKEVMKGRTTFIIAHRISSLKHADEIVVLEEGEVVERGTHDSLIHNHGTYQRIYDIQYQDRDAIMGVANQ, via the coding sequence ATGGATACATTTAAAAAGCTTAAGCAATTTTATTGGCCTTTTAAGAAATATTTCTTTACTTCAGTAGTTTTTTTAATTTTAGTAACTGCAATTACGCTTGTATATCCAATTGTATTGCAAAAAACGATAGATGAGGTATTTATACAAGAGCGCTACTCACTAATTCCTTATATAGCATCAGCATTTTTAATTCTGATGATTGTTAAAGCCTTTGCAACCTATTTCCACCAATACTTAGGGGAGCTATTTGGTATTCGATCTGTTTATACACTAAGGGATGCATTGTATGAAAAACTACAGGTTTTGTCATTCAAATATTACGATAATGCTAAGACTGGCGATTTAATGTCAAGATTGACTGCAGACGTGGAAGGATTTCGTTTCTTTCTGTCAGTTGGATTTTCGGAACTTATTCGTATTACACTTCTAATTGTATTAAGCCTAGGTGTGATGTTTTTTTATTCTGTACCACTTACGATAGTTACAATGGCTGCTATGCCGTTTCTGGGTATTGTCGTGTATCAGTTTGATAAACGTGTTCACCCTGCATTTAGAGGGATACGAAAATCATTTGGAAATTTAAATACGCGGGTTCAAGAAAATATTAGTGGTATGACAACAGTAAAATCATTATCTCGTGAGGATTTTGAAATTGGTAGATTCTCATCAAATAATGATAATTATCGTCAGCATTACCTGAAAACGTCGGATATTTGGGCAAAGTTTTTTCCGTTAATGGAGTTTATCGGGAATATATGCGCTGTTGCTTTACTTGCATTTGGTGGTTATTTAGTTATCCAGGGAAGACTTAATTTAGGTGAATTGGTCGCATTCTTCAGTTTAGTTTGGTACATTTTGGGACCCTTGATGAATCTAGGATTTGTTATTAATCTATTCTCACAATCGAAAGCATCAGGAGAACGTTTAATTGAAATTTTGGATGCAAAAGAAGATGTCGTCGAAAAGAACCATGCAATAGATGTTCCAATTAAAGGTCATGTAACCTTCAATGACGTGACACTGACTTATACCGAGAATGATGATTCTGCTCTTAAGGACATTAGCTTTGATGCACCTCCAGGTAAAGTCGTTGGATTAATCGGTGCAACTGGATCTGGTAAAACAAGTATTACCCAGCTAATCACAAGGTTTTATGAGCCGGAAAAAGGTGACGTATTGGTTGACGGGTTACCAGCAGCAGACTATAAGCTAAAATCGCTCAGAAGTCACATTGGATTTGTTTTACAGGAATCATTCTTATTTTCAACTAGTATTCGGGAAAATATTGCTTATGGTAATCCAAACTTAAAGGATGAGCAGATTATTGATGCGGCGAAACGCGCACAGGCACATGACTTTATTATGGAAATGCCAGCTGGTTATGACACGATGCTTGGCGAACGCGGAATGGGATTGTCTGGCGGACAAAAGCAACGTATTGCAATTGCGCGGGCTATTTGTATTAACCCTAGTATTCTTGTGCTTGACGATGCTACTTCAGCAGTAGATATGGAAACTGAATTCAAAATTCAAAAGGCGTTAAAAGAAGTGATGAAGGGACGCACAACATTTATCATTGCACACCGTATATCTTCTCTTAAGCATGCTGATGAAATAGTAGTATTAGAAGAAGGAGAAGTCGTTGAGCGGGGTACGCATGATTCGTTAATTCATAATCATGGAACTTATCAAAGGATTTATGATATTCAATATCAAGATCGTGATGCGATTATGGGTGTAGCGAACCAATAA
- a CDS encoding redoxin domain-containing protein: MRLRAQMPELDGATKWFNSKEISKSDLIGNKPTLIHFWSVSCGLCKEAMPNVNEFRDEYKDELNVIAVHMPRSEKDLDLNQIKEVADEHDITQPIFVDNDHKLTDAFENQYVPAYYVFDSEGKLRHFQAGGGGMKMLRKRVNRVLGTTEK; the protein is encoded by the coding sequence ATGCGATTACGTGCACAAATGCCAGAACTCGACGGGGCAACAAAATGGTTCAATAGCAAGGAGATTAGTAAAAGTGATTTAATTGGAAATAAACCAACTTTAATTCACTTTTGGTCCGTTAGCTGTGGATTATGTAAAGAAGCAATGCCTAATGTAAATGAATTCCGAGATGAATATAAAGATGAATTAAATGTTATAGCTGTTCATATGCCCCGTTCTGAAAAAGATTTAGACTTAAATCAAATCAAGGAAGTAGCAGATGAACATGATATCACGCAACCAATTTTTGTGGATAATGATCACAAATTAACTGATGCATTTGAAAATCAATACGTACCTGCTTACTATGTTTTTGATTCAGAAGGTAAGTTAAGGCATTTTCAAGCAGGTGGCGGGGGCATGAAGATGCTTCGTAAGCGTGTTAATCGAGTACTCGGAACTACAGAGAAATAG
- a CDS encoding ABC transporter ATP-binding protein → MLRLLEYLKPYSKTYLPGAIIAMLVSTLVRLAVPILIGKVAIDVAIGNQDYGLLTYLVVIIGVLYLLNYVGNIYRIKWVNILGQNVIYDLRQHLFSHVQRLSHRFFDSRSAGSILVRIMNDINSLQELFTNGIINLLMDVVTLVGIVVILFVLSPELALAIMIILPIMFYISTKLRRNIRRSWQDVRIQQSRLNSHLNESIQGIRITQSFSQEKENAEFFNGINFDNFESWRTATKKSALFRPFVEMSNAIGTIILITFGAYLIINGVIDIGIFVSFAFLIGMFWEPISRLGQMYNQLLMAMAASERIFEFLDEQPNVDEKDNAYEFTDMKGHIEFDKVQFSYDADRVALHEISLDIKEGQTIALVGHTGSGKSTIANLISRFYDPTNGTVKIDGHNLRDVRLNTLRQQISVVLQDTFIFSGTIMENIRFGQPTATDEEVMEAAKVVGADEFIKRLADGYETEVEERGNILSAGERQLLSFARALLANPRILILDEATASIDTETEVQIQAALKKLLKGRTAIIIAHRLSTIRGSDTIYVLEHGKILEYGSHQWLMESKGEYFDLVKSQFQMLDVI, encoded by the coding sequence ATGTTGAGATTGCTTGAGTATTTAAAACCGTATTCAAAAACGTATTTACCGGGTGCAATTATCGCAATGTTAGTTTCTACCTTAGTTCGTTTGGCTGTTCCAATATTAATTGGTAAAGTAGCAATCGATGTTGCAATTGGTAATCAGGACTATGGCCTGCTAACTTATTTGGTAGTTATAATCGGTGTGCTTTATTTATTAAACTATGTAGGTAACATATATCGAATAAAATGGGTAAATATTTTAGGGCAAAATGTTATTTATGATTTACGGCAACACCTATTTTCACATGTGCAGCGACTATCACACCGATTTTTTGATTCTAGGTCTGCGGGATCTATTTTAGTTAGAATCATGAATGATATTAATTCCTTACAGGAACTTTTCACAAATGGTATTATCAACCTCTTAATGGATGTTGTAACGCTTGTTGGAATCGTCGTTATTTTGTTCGTATTAAGTCCAGAGCTGGCACTAGCGATCATGATAATTTTACCGATTATGTTCTATATCTCGACTAAGTTACGTCGTAATATACGTCGTTCTTGGCAAGATGTACGAATTCAACAATCCAGGTTGAATTCCCATTTAAATGAAAGTATCCAGGGAATCCGTATTACGCAATCATTTTCACAGGAAAAAGAGAATGCTGAGTTTTTCAATGGGATTAATTTTGACAACTTTGAAAGCTGGCGAACGGCGACAAAGAAAAGTGCCTTATTCCGTCCATTTGTAGAAATGAGTAATGCGATTGGGACAATTATTTTAATCACGTTTGGTGCTTATTTAATTATTAATGGTGTGATTGACATTGGTATCTTCGTATCATTTGCATTCCTCATAGGGATGTTTTGGGAACCAATTTCGCGTCTTGGCCAGATGTATAATCAGTTACTTATGGCGATGGCAGCATCAGAGCGAATATTTGAATTTCTCGATGAGCAGCCAAATGTAGATGAAAAAGATAATGCCTATGAATTTACGGATATGAAAGGCCATATTGAATTTGATAAGGTTCAGTTCTCTTACGATGCTGATCGTGTAGCGCTTCATGAAATATCCTTAGATATTAAAGAAGGTCAAACAATCGCACTTGTGGGGCATACAGGTAGTGGTAAGTCTACTATAGCTAACCTGATTAGTCGCTTTTATGATCCTACAAACGGGACAGTGAAAATTGACGGTCATAATCTGCGTGATGTACGCTTAAACACGCTACGACAGCAGATTAGTGTCGTCTTGCAGGATACATTTATTTTTTCTGGAACAATTATGGAAAATATTCGATTTGGCCAACCGACTGCGACTGATGAAGAAGTTATGGAAGCAGCAAAAGTGGTTGGTGCTGATGAGTTTATCAAGCGTCTTGCTGATGGCTATGAAACAGAAGTAGAGGAACGCGGTAATATCCTTTCAGCAGGTGAACGACAGCTTCTATCATTTGCTCGTGCGCTTCTCGCGAATCCTAGAATTTTAATTTTAGATGAAGCTACAGCTAGTATTGATACAGAAACAGAAGTACAAATTCAAGCTGCTCTAAAAAAATTGTTAAAAGGAAGAACTGCCATTATTATTGCTCATCGGCTTTCAACAATTCGAGGGTCGGATACAATTTATGTGCTTGAACATGGTAAAATTCTAGAGTACGGAAGCCATCAGTGGCTTATGGAATCTAAAGGTGAATACTTTGACCTAGTCAAATCACAATTTCAAATGTTAGATGTGATTTAG
- a CDS encoding mechanosensitive ion channel family protein has product MDIFKEGLNFDIGGILSIALPVVLKILLLIIAFIVFVPIGKKVIEKTIQKAGKSEKLSPGRVKTLEKLLVNVFSYVMIFVFFVMLFAIFAIPIAPLLAGAGIVGLAIGFGAQGLVSDVVTGFFILLERQMEIDDYVTSGGYDGIVEEVGFRTTKIRSFDGTLNFVPNRLLEGVANHSRGNMRALVDIGISYEDNIDEAIAVLERVCAEFQEDERFKDGPNALGVQGIGASDIVLRVVGQTENGLQFACERDMRKRIKLAFDEAGVDIPYPHQVNVEKMTK; this is encoded by the coding sequence ATGGATATTTTCAAAGAAGGACTAAATTTTGATATAGGTGGAATTTTGTCTATTGCATTACCAGTTGTATTAAAGATCCTATTATTAATAATTGCATTTATTGTTTTTGTACCGATCGGCAAGAAAGTTATTGAAAAAACAATACAAAAGGCAGGAAAAAGTGAAAAGCTATCACCAGGTCGTGTCAAAACATTAGAGAAATTACTAGTAAATGTATTTTCCTATGTGATGATATTCGTTTTCTTTGTCATGTTGTTTGCAATCTTTGCCATCCCTATCGCTCCACTTCTAGCTGGAGCTGGAATTGTTGGACTAGCAATCGGATTTGGTGCACAAGGCCTTGTAAGTGACGTCGTTACAGGATTTTTCATTCTATTGGAGCGTCAAATGGAAATCGATGATTATGTCACCTCTGGCGGCTATGACGGAATTGTTGAGGAAGTAGGATTCAGAACTACGAAAATACGCAGTTTTGACGGCACACTAAACTTTGTTCCAAATCGATTACTAGAAGGAGTTGCTAACCATTCACGCGGAAACATGCGTGCATTAGTTGATATTGGAATTAGTTATGAAGACAATATTGACGAGGCAATAGCTGTATTAGAGCGAGTATGTGCTGAATTTCAAGAAGATGAACGTTTTAAAGATGGCCCTAATGCATTAGGTGTTCAAGGGATAGGGGCGTCAGATATTGTACTACGAGTTGTTGGTCAAACCGAAAATGGATTACAATTTGCATGTGAACGTGATATGCGCAAACGTATCAAACTAGCCTTTGATGAGGCTGGAGTTGATATTCCATATCCACATCAAGTGAATGTGGAAAAAATGACTAAATAA
- a CDS encoding YkuS family protein: protein MARIGVEGTLTDVKEALKEKGHQVVDLHSEEDAGQCDCCVISGQDKNVMGMSTASIAGPVINADGYNAKDVCQMVEEKLQ from the coding sequence ATGGCGCGAATCGGCGTTGAAGGAACACTTACAGATGTTAAAGAAGCACTAAAGGAAAAAGGTCACCAAGTAGTAGATTTACACTCTGAAGAGGATGCAGGTCAATGTGATTGCTGTGTTATCTCTGGTCAAGATAAAAATGTAATGGGAATGTCCACAGCTAGTATTGCTGGACCAGTTATTAATGCAGATGGTTATAACGCGAAAGATGTCTGCCAGATGGTTGAAGAAAAGCTTCAATAA
- a CDS encoding peroxiredoxin → MAERMVGKQAPRFTMDAVMPNKEFGKVNLEENMKEDKWTVLFFYPMDFTFVCPTEITAMSDRYDEFEDLDAEVIGVSTDTIHTHKAWINTSRDDNGLGELLYPLAADTNHVVSQDYGVLIEDEGVALRGLFIINPEGELQYQTVFHNNIGRDVDETLRVLQALQTGGLCPANWKPGQETL, encoded by the coding sequence ATGGCAGAAAGAATGGTAGGTAAACAAGCACCACGTTTTACAATGGATGCTGTAATGCCAAATAAAGAATTTGGGAAAGTAAATTTAGAAGAGAATATGAAAGAGGATAAATGGACAGTTCTTTTCTTTTATCCAATGGACTTTACATTCGTATGTCCTACAGAAATAACTGCAATGTCAGATCGATATGATGAATTTGAGGATTTAGATGCAGAAGTAATTGGTGTATCAACTGATACTATCCATACACATAAAGCATGGATTAATACATCGCGCGACGACAATGGGTTAGGTGAATTACTCTATCCGTTAGCTGCTGACACTAACCATGTTGTTTCACAAGATTATGGTGTGTTAATTGAAGATGAGGGTGTAGCTTTACGTGGATTGTTCATTATCAATCCAGAAGGTGAACTTCAATACCAAACTGTTTTCCATAACAATATTGGCCGTGATGTAGATGAAACATTACGCGTACTACAAGCTCTTCAAACTGGTGGTCTTTGTCCAGCAAACTGGAAACCAGGGCAAGAAACACTTTAA